One Coffea arabica cultivar ET-39 chromosome 5e, Coffea Arabica ET-39 HiFi, whole genome shotgun sequence DNA segment encodes these proteins:
- the LOC140007089 gene encoding uncharacterized protein: MDDEITFGPRDAVPLVSGNHEAIVIDVVTNNYRVKKVYVDQGSAVDFLFYRVFKELGLEDGQLTLVRTPLVGFTGPPINSEGMITLMVTVGQAPRCRTIPVNFVVVKQPSPYNIFLGRFALNALRAILSTLHLNVKFPTREELPRCMELRRWPGLVT; encoded by the coding sequence ATGGACGATGAGATTACCTTCGGACCGAGGGACGCGGTTCCCTTGGTATCCGGCAATCATGAGGCCATCGTGATAGACGTCGTCACCAATAATTATCGGGTGAAAAAAGTGTACGTCGATCAGGGAAGTGCAGTGGACTTCCTGTTCTATAGGGTGTTCAAGGAACTCGGCCTGGAAGATGGACAGCTAACCCTTGTTCGGACACCTCTGGTAGGCTTTACGGGACCACCCATCAACTCGGAGGGGATGATTACCCTGATGGTCACAGTAGGTCAGGCACCCAGATGCCGGACCATCCCTGTCAACTTTGTGGTGGTCAAGCAGCCATCCCCGTACAACATATTTCTAGGTCGGTTCGCTTTGAATGCCCTCCGAGCTATTCTTTCAACGCTCCACCTCAACGTCAAATTCCCCACCCGGGAGGAGTTGCCGAGGTGCATGGAGCTCCGGAGGTGGCCCGGACTTGTTACCTAG